In Candidatus Manganitrophaceae bacterium, one DNA window encodes the following:
- a CDS encoding PAS domain S-box protein — MKRSSADSSGNSRKKNNESRHQLYEQIRKLQEELAEKKIRLEAYELGFISIFEDTSIPLFTFNKQGKILLWNKAFSDLLNIPDEEMKENNILKVIIKGSNPEKILEIIQTVFEGKGIADIEGEIASELGQERHLSISSLPVRGKEGDVTFGISIVTDITEKIQLEQALLQTEKMAAMGTLASGLAHEVGTPMNVILGRAESLLRHTKEEKTAKGLMIIIEQIDRMTRLIQHLLTFARGEPIEKKRLDINRVINKGIDLIEQHAKAKGISIHTDLDPHLPDLHADGDQILQVMVNLFLNAIDAIEGEGRIQVTTHLIRIEQRGSPRDGKLSRGNQMVQILLKDSGSGIDPTHLDKIFDPFFTTKPVGKGTGLGLAVALGTIRNHGGQIMIASSVGQGTTFSIRLPAKQDGLV, encoded by the coding sequence ATGAAACGATCCAGCGCGGATTCCTCCGGAAATTCCCGAAAAAAAAACAACGAATCAAGACACCAACTGTACGAACAAATCCGTAAACTACAGGAGGAATTGGCAGAGAAAAAAATCCGTCTGGAAGCCTACGAGCTTGGTTTCATCTCTATATTCGAGGACACCTCCATCCCTCTCTTTACCTTCAACAAACAAGGAAAGATACTCCTTTGGAACAAAGCCTTTTCAGACCTCCTTAACATCCCCGATGAAGAGATGAAAGAGAACAATATTTTAAAGGTAATCATAAAAGGGAGCAATCCTGAGAAAATTTTGGAAATCATTCAAACCGTATTTGAAGGCAAAGGCATCGCCGATATTGAGGGAGAAATTGCTTCCGAACTTGGACAGGAACGCCATCTCTCCATTTCATCCCTTCCTGTTCGTGGAAAAGAAGGGGATGTTACATTCGGCATTTCCATCGTGACAGATATCACCGAGAAAATACAACTGGAACAGGCCCTGCTCCAAACAGAGAAAATGGCCGCCATGGGAACCCTTGCCTCAGGACTGGCCCATGAAGTTGGTACCCCGATGAATGTCATTCTCGGACGTGCCGAATCTCTGTTAAGGCATACGAAGGAAGAAAAGACGGCCAAGGGCTTGATGATTATCATTGAACAGATTGACCGTATGACCCGTCTGATCCAGCATCTCTTGACGTTTGCCCGCGGAGAGCCGATTGAGAAGAAGCGCCTAGACATCAACCGGGTCATCAATAAAGGAATTGATCTTATCGAACAACACGCCAAAGCAAAGGGCATCTCGATTCACACCGACCTGGATCCCCACCTTCCTGATCTTCATGCGGACGGCGATCAGATTCTACAAGTGATGGTCAATCTCTTCCTGAACGCGATTGACGCTATCGAAGGGGAAGGCAGGATTCAAGTCACCACACATTTAATTCGAATTGAACAGAGAGGGTCTCCCCGAGATGGGAAGTTATCTCGTGGGAATCAAATGGTCCAGATTCTTTTAAAGGATTCCGGAAGCGGGATTGATCCGACCCACCTTGATAAAATATTTGATCCTTTCTTTACCACCAAACCTGTCGGAAAGGGAACAGGACTCGGGCTTGCCGTCGCCTTGGGGACGATCCGAAATCACGGAGGGCAAATCATGATCGCAAGCTCCGTTGGACAGGGAACCACTTTTTCCATCCGACTTCCGGCAAAACAGGACGGCCTCGTGTAG